The Nitratidesulfovibrio sp. SRB-5 genome includes a window with the following:
- the xrt gene encoding exosortase, whose amino-acid sequence MTLAAVLRQHPLHFVPVLAMFAVVYHAIVMRMVGDWSFDPNYSHGFLVPCLSAWFAWRRWPQLREAVVVPSLWGLPLLGLGLVLLLFGSVTLELFTSRASLVVLLAGTILYLYGTGVFRLLRFPLAYLLFMVPLPYTVYDALALPLKGLVSAVATGGIRLMGLPVLREGNVIIFPNITLEVVDACSGLRSLMSLAALGTAFAFLFLPAGWRRWVLVLATVPIAVAANTLRVFVTGVLSWYMGAGAASGFFHEFEGIVVFLVAMALTGGLGIALGRGHQDQRGKE is encoded by the coding sequence ATGACGCTTGCCGCCGTTCTGCGCCAGCACCCGCTGCATTTCGTGCCGGTTCTCGCCATGTTCGCCGTGGTCTACCACGCCATCGTCATGCGCATGGTGGGCGACTGGAGCTTTGACCCCAACTATTCGCACGGGTTCCTGGTGCCGTGCCTGTCGGCGTGGTTTGCATGGCGCAGGTGGCCGCAACTGCGCGAAGCCGTGGTCGTCCCGTCCCTTTGGGGGCTCCCGCTGCTGGGGCTTGGCCTTGTGCTGCTGCTGTTCGGCTCCGTGACGCTGGAACTGTTCACGTCACGGGCCTCGCTGGTGGTGCTGCTGGCCGGAACCATACTCTATCTTTACGGGACCGGGGTGTTCCGCCTTTTGCGCTTTCCGCTGGCGTACCTGCTGTTCATGGTGCCCCTGCCATACACCGTGTACGACGCCCTGGCCCTGCCATTGAAGGGCCTGGTGTCCGCCGTCGCAACGGGTGGCATCCGCCTCATGGGGCTTCCGGTGCTGCGGGAAGGCAACGTGATCATTTTCCCCAACATAACGCTCGAGGTGGTGGACGCGTGCAGCGGCCTGCGTTCGCTCATGAGCCTGGCTGCGCTGGGAACGGCCTTCGCCTTCCTGTTCCTTCCGGCCGGGTGGCGGCGCTGGGTGCTGGTGCTGGCCACCGTGCCCATTGCCGTTGCCGCCAACACCCTGCGGGTTTTCGTCACGGGCGTGCTGTCCTGGTATATGGGGGCTGGCGCGGCAAGCGGCTTCTTTCATGAATTCGAAGGGATAGTCGTTTTCTTGGTGGCCATGGCCCTTACCGGCGGCCTGGGCATTGCCTTGGGGCGTGGGCATCAGGACCAGCGCGGGAAGGAGTGA
- a CDS encoding acyltransferase family protein: MARATQDRNATVQALKLLFLLCICYGHIFAEGPGASLMHTLPMRLWWVPGDVGLFFFTATSGYFTTLRYPSPDRMEGYWTRKVSRLFGLFLFLNAVLGCVFLVTGRNGLFSMDTLFNLAGLNGFLNWFHLGNESPFGAGQWFMTLLLLFYLVYPWIGRVVTTPARGRLLLWGGVALAAVMQVAAPYGHSLWSTSVGFLAGFWLARFGGGNAGRVALFAAISCVAGAVGYSLSGHQPVVAYAIIGLAGVAVTGLALTGIHPLLPSRLVAAFGDLLLPLYIIHTYFRLPLADNPYLDALLVLGMNVCIAWVLQRAYGGLVRLMALMAGQPNTVRGRAA, translated from the coding sequence ATGGCACGTGCGACGCAAGACAGGAATGCCACGGTGCAGGCGCTGAAGCTGCTGTTTTTGCTGTGCATTTGTTACGGGCATATCTTTGCGGAAGGCCCCGGCGCATCCCTGATGCACACGCTGCCCATGCGCCTGTGGTGGGTGCCGGGTGATGTGGGCCTGTTCTTCTTTACCGCGACGTCCGGCTATTTCACCACGTTGCGCTACCCCTCGCCGGACAGGATGGAGGGGTACTGGACGCGCAAGGTGTCGCGCCTGTTCGGGCTGTTCCTGTTCCTGAACGCGGTGCTGGGGTGCGTCTTCCTGGTCACGGGCCGCAACGGGCTGTTCAGCATGGATACGCTGTTCAACCTTGCCGGGCTCAACGGATTTCTGAACTGGTTCCACCTCGGCAACGAAAGCCCGTTCGGAGCGGGCCAGTGGTTCATGACGCTGCTGTTGCTGTTCTACCTCGTCTATCCGTGGATCGGCAGGGTGGTGACGACTCCGGCGCGCGGACGGCTGCTGCTGTGGGGGGGCGTCGCGCTGGCCGCAGTGATGCAGGTGGCCGCGCCGTATGGCCACTCGTTATGGTCCACCTCCGTGGGGTTTCTGGCGGGCTTCTGGCTGGCGCGTTTCGGGGGGGGCAATGCCGGGCGCGTCGCCCTGTTCGCCGCGATCTCGTGCGTTGCAGGTGCGGTGGGCTACAGCCTGAGCGGGCACCAGCCGGTGGTGGCGTACGCCATCATCGGGTTGGCGGGCGTTGCGGTCACGGGGTTGGCCCTGACCGGCATCCATCCCCTGCTGCCTTCCCGGCTGGTGGCGGCGTTCGGCGATTTGCTGCTGCCCCTGTACATCATCCACACCTATTTTCGTCTGCCCCTGGCGGACAATCCGTATCTGGACGCCCTGCTGGTGCTCGGCATGAACGTGTGCATCGCGTGGGTGCTGCAAAGGGCGTATGGCGGGCTGGTGCGGCTGATGGCACTGATGGCCGGGCAGCCGAACACCGTGCGGGGGAGGGCGGCATGA
- a CDS encoding acyltransferase, translated as MLKAFVLVCAVPFYVLHRLEALVLGRERSFAGMTQLLALLPGVYGVLLRVAFLRLALHGCTSACVVEFMTTFVTPQTVIGRNVYIGAYCNIGHADIGDDSLIGTHVMVTSGKHTHFFDDPDVPIRLQGGRDECVRIGRDCWIGNGAIVMADVGDGCVVAAGSVVAAALAPYSIAAGIPARVLGRRGDRREREEA; from the coding sequence ATGCTGAAAGCATTCGTGCTCGTGTGCGCCGTGCCATTCTACGTGCTGCACCGGCTTGAGGCGCTCGTGCTGGGGCGCGAGCGATCCTTCGCGGGCATGACGCAACTGCTGGCACTGCTTCCGGGCGTGTACGGCGTGCTGTTGCGCGTGGCGTTCCTGCGTCTTGCGCTGCACGGATGCACGTCGGCATGCGTGGTGGAGTTCATGACCACCTTCGTGACGCCGCAAACGGTCATCGGCCGCAACGTGTACATCGGGGCCTACTGCAACATCGGGCATGCCGACATTGGCGACGACAGCCTTATCGGCACCCACGTCATGGTCACCAGCGGCAAGCATACCCACTTTTTCGACGACCCCGACGTGCCCATCAGGCTTCAGGGCGGGCGGGACGAGTGCGTGCGCATCGGCAGGGATTGCTGGATCGGGAATGGCGCCATCGTCATGGCCGATGTCGGCGACGGGTGCGTGGTGGCGGCGGGCAGCGTGGTGGCGGCGGCGCTGGCGCCGTACAGCATCGCGGCGGGCATTCCGGCGAGGGTGCTGGGCAGGCGCGGTGACCGCCGGGAACGGGAGGAGGCATGA
- the prsR gene encoding PEP-CTERM-box response regulator transcription factor, translating to MPGLLIIDDNEDVRKQLRWGLSKEPYQLYLAGSTEEALALQRGHSPAVVTLDLGLPPDAEGTSEGFRALDALLKQDPRVQVIVVTGHHDVENALRAIQGGAYDFCHKPADLDVLKIIIGRAFFLHGLRDNVGPPVKRQGECQGIVGQCPAMLAVFETISKVAASDAPVLVTGESGTGKELVARAIHAFSHRTSMPFVAINCGAIPDNLLEAEFFGYEKGAFTGATQRVQGKVEYADNGTLFLDEIGELPPNLQVKLLRFLQEMVIQRVGGRKDIRVDARIVAATNRDIQSEIASGRFREDLYYRIGVVPIVLPPLRTRGDDILLLARHFLERFARERNHQVKMLSPAATQAMLRHNWPGNVRELENKLRRAVIFASGQHIAPVDLGFDDAMPAEAPAPPRPEGTLKEARNALERDIVLTALEKCSGNIVQASQAIGVSRPTFYDLLRKHGIEI from the coding sequence ATGCCAGGCCTGCTCATCATCGATGACAATGAAGACGTGCGCAAGCAGTTGCGCTGGGGCCTGTCCAAGGAGCCATACCAGCTCTATCTGGCCGGTTCCACGGAAGAGGCGCTTGCCCTGCAGCGCGGGCATTCGCCAGCCGTGGTGACGCTGGACCTTGGCCTGCCGCCGGACGCCGAGGGCACATCCGAAGGTTTCCGGGCGCTGGATGCGTTGCTGAAGCAGGACCCGCGCGTGCAGGTCATCGTCGTGACCGGGCACCACGACGTGGAAAACGCCCTGCGGGCCATACAGGGGGGGGCCTATGACTTTTGCCACAAGCCCGCCGACCTGGACGTGCTGAAGATCATCATAGGCAGGGCGTTCTTTCTGCATGGCCTGCGCGACAATGTCGGCCCGCCCGTGAAGCGGCAGGGCGAATGCCAGGGCATCGTGGGACAATGCCCCGCCATGCTCGCGGTATTCGAGACCATCAGCAAGGTGGCGGCCTCGGACGCGCCGGTGCTGGTCACCGGCGAATCCGGCACGGGCAAGGAACTGGTGGCCCGGGCCATACACGCCTTCAGCCACCGCACTTCCATGCCGTTCGTGGCCATCAACTGCGGCGCCATTCCGGACAACCTGCTGGAGGCGGAATTCTTCGGGTACGAGAAGGGGGCGTTCACCGGTGCCACGCAACGCGTGCAGGGCAAGGTGGAATACGCGGACAATGGCACGTTGTTCCTGGACGAAATAGGGGAACTGCCCCCCAATCTTCAGGTAAAGCTGCTGCGGTTTCTGCAGGAAATGGTGATCCAGCGGGTAGGCGGGCGCAAGGACATCCGGGTGGACGCACGCATAGTGGCCGCGACCAACCGCGACATCCAGTCCGAAATCGCCTCCGGGAGGTTTCGTGAAGACCTGTACTACCGCATAGGCGTCGTGCCCATCGTGTTGCCGCCCCTGCGCACGCGTGGCGACGACATCCTGCTGCTTGCCCGGCATTTCCTGGAGCGCTTCGCAAGGGAGAGAAACCACCAGGTCAAGATGCTGTCCCCGGCGGCCACGCAGGCCATGCTGCGCCACAACTGGCCGGGCAACGTGCGCGAATTGGAAAACAAGCTGCGGAGAGCGGTCATTTTCGCCAGCGGGCAGCACATTGCACCGGTCGATCTGGGCTTTGACGACGCCATGCCCGCAGAGGCACCCGCCCCGCCGCGCCCGGAAGGCACCCTGAAGGAGGCGCGCAACGCCCTGGAGCGGGACATCGTGCTGACCGCGCTGGAAAAATGCTCCGGCAACATCGTGCAGGCATCGCAGGCCATCGGGGTCAGCCGGCCTACCTTCTACGACCTGCTGCGCAAGCACGGCATAGAGATATGA
- a CDS encoding DUF1624 domain-containing protein, whose protein sequence is MMADTVASPRRSGGRLASIDAMRGLVMLLMTFDHVRGDFTAVAQRLWHGVSVLPANPLELETTTPTFFLMRWVTHLCAPTFVFLAGVSVNFWMLRHGGEHSVGRYLLTRGAMIVGINMILGLHAPFSSTRVLVLGVLWAIGCSMLLLAIVVRLPRTLSLCLALLLVVGHDALRAYMPEGEVVSALWKLAFVRAYFEIPGIGAVYALYTVLPWFGLMWLGHLCGWVFRLEAAQRRRLLPVLGAGCLALFALLRLSDGYGDPTPFMAQSAAWQTMASFVNVEKYPPSLQFSLLTLGVMWLLLAWFERGRRLEFLCVPGRVPLAYYVLHIICIRALATVLTLMPDPVRSASFSASGVVVFSALVFAALYPVCAWIGLWRTGGYRMSGGAPA, encoded by the coding sequence ATGATGGCGGACACAGTTGCGTCACCGCGCCGGTCAGGAGGGCGGCTCGCCTCCATCGACGCCATGCGGGGCCTGGTCATGCTGCTCATGACGTTCGACCATGTGCGGGGAGACTTTACCGCCGTGGCGCAGAGGCTGTGGCATGGCGTTTCCGTCCTTCCCGCGAATCCGCTGGAACTGGAAACGACCACCCCGACGTTCTTCCTGATGCGTTGGGTGACCCACCTGTGCGCTCCGACCTTCGTTTTTCTTGCCGGGGTATCCGTGAACTTCTGGATGCTGCGCCATGGCGGAGAGCATTCCGTCGGGCGTTACCTGCTGACGCGGGGCGCCATGATCGTCGGAATCAACATGATACTCGGGCTGCACGCGCCATTTTCGTCCACCAGGGTGCTGGTGCTCGGCGTGCTGTGGGCCATAGGATGCTCCATGCTGCTGCTGGCCATCGTCGTGCGGCTGCCCCGGACGCTTTCGTTGTGCCTGGCGTTGCTGCTGGTGGTCGGACACGACGCGCTCCGGGCGTACATGCCGGAAGGAGAGGTGGTCTCGGCGCTGTGGAAGCTGGCGTTCGTGCGAGCCTACTTCGAGATTCCCGGTATCGGCGCGGTCTACGCCCTGTACACGGTGCTGCCGTGGTTCGGGCTGATGTGGCTGGGCCATCTGTGCGGCTGGGTATTCCGGCTGGAAGCGGCGCAGCGTCGCCGCCTGCTTCCGGTCCTGGGCGCGGGATGTCTTGCGCTGTTCGCGCTGTTGCGGCTTTCGGACGGGTATGGCGACCCCACGCCCTTCATGGCCCAATCCGCGGCCTGGCAGACCATGGCGTCTTTCGTGAACGTGGAAAAGTACCCGCCGTCATTGCAGTTTTCTCTTCTTACGCTGGGCGTCATGTGGCTGCTGCTGGCCTGGTTCGAACGCGGACGGCGTCTGGAGTTTCTCTGTGTGCCAGGCAGGGTTCCGCTTGCCTATTACGTGCTGCACATCATCTGCATCAGGGCGCTGGCGACGGTGCTGACGCTCATGCCCGACCCGGTCCGGAGCGCGTCGTTCAGCGCTTCGGGCGTGGTGGTGTTTTCCGCCCTGGTGTTCGCCGCCCTTTATCCCGTGTGCGCATGGATTGGCCTGTGGCGGACCGGTGGGTACCGGATGAGCGGAGGAGCACCGGCATGA
- a CDS encoding WD40/YVTN/BNR-like repeat-containing protein, with the protein MPFANVNTCLAAAPGTSGLHVERRAIRVLSGLVLALAIALASAMPLAAAGEDARSGFRPLGPGGGGGMYVPSISPYDARLVFVASDMGGVYRSEDGGESWRLIPYRQGLQFTQVSPPMAHFPARIAWITQRNRVTVSDDGGKTWRTQPEGPWKNAPVTRLAAVPGSPDALLVGTQDAVWRGEFSGSGQPGGWRQVIDGGSSETVSLGGSLYTFVRNGEFLASPDGGQTWKPVAPGGQPSVGGRVASLAGGMDAKGTVLLASVEGVGIMRSTDGGQSWSRGKAGFENERHLAMAPGQTAVAYAAQTNGVAHKQLLRTTDGGKTWDKCFRMAMPWDKVSFGTNVERSWVQTQLGWGYYLTSNPLAVNPAGDGLLLLATQGDLYVSRDGGDSWTQAMSAVQHAADGGAAPVLSSIGLEVTSAWAYLHDPHDTQRQYIAYTDIGFARSVDQGRSWTWSAKGSPWTNTFYDVVFDPAMPGRMYAAASMRHDIPHAQELFPTNMKFAIHAMGGVVASDDHGATWRVPYDPRGGEALPSQTCTTVTLDDRSPPEARVLYAGLYGEGDDDRAGVYKSVDGGRSWRTASRGLGTPGNLHVYRLRIHPATRELYCLITGISGKGTNFTIPGGLWKSPDGGDTWQNLTAGSPLAWWATNLAFDPVDARVIYVSAATAPGHWLEGGVYKTVDGGRSWKQVLSDKGIMQAAGGDSFDHTMAVVVHPDNPRLIYAGTTLHGLLYSPDGGESWRHFAGFPFAAITGVTFDPADRKRMIVTTFGGGVWSGPILPEE; encoded by the coding sequence ATGCCGTTCGCCAACGTCAATACCTGCCTCGCGGCAGCGCCCGGCACGTCCGGGCTGCACGTGGAGCGCCGGGCAATTCGCGTCCTGTCGGGGCTGGTCCTTGCGTTGGCCATCGCGCTGGCGTCCGCCATGCCTTTGGCGGCAGCCGGGGAGGATGCCAGGAGCGGCTTCCGGCCACTGGGGCCGGGTGGAGGCGGGGGCATGTACGTGCCGTCGATTTCTCCGTACGACGCCAGGCTGGTGTTCGTGGCGTCGGACATGGGAGGGGTGTACCGGTCCGAGGACGGTGGGGAAAGCTGGCGGCTGATTCCCTACCGCCAGGGTTTGCAGTTCACGCAGGTTTCTCCGCCCATGGCGCATTTTCCTGCCCGCATTGCCTGGATCACGCAGCGGAACCGGGTCACCGTGAGCGATGACGGCGGAAAGACCTGGCGGACGCAGCCCGAAGGCCCATGGAAGAATGCGCCGGTCACGCGCCTTGCCGCCGTGCCGGGTTCGCCCGATGCGCTGCTTGTCGGCACGCAGGATGCCGTGTGGCGTGGCGAATTTTCCGGCAGCGGCCAGCCGGGGGGCTGGCGCCAGGTGATCGATGGTGGCAGCAGCGAGACAGTCTCGCTGGGTGGCTCGCTGTACACCTTCGTCAGGAACGGCGAGTTCCTGGCCAGTCCGGACGGAGGGCAGACCTGGAAGCCCGTCGCGCCGGGCGGACAGCCGTCGGTGGGGGGGCGGGTGGCTTCGCTTGCTGGCGGCATGGACGCGAAGGGAACGGTCCTGCTGGCCTCCGTGGAAGGTGTCGGCATCATGCGGTCGACGGACGGGGGACAAAGCTGGAGCAGGGGCAAGGCCGGGTTCGAGAACGAGCGGCATCTGGCCATGGCCCCCGGCCAGACCGCCGTGGCCTACGCGGCGCAGACCAATGGCGTGGCGCACAAGCAGCTCTTGCGCACCACCGATGGCGGCAAGACCTGGGACAAGTGCTTCCGCATGGCGATGCCGTGGGACAAGGTAAGCTTCGGCACCAACGTCGAGCGCTCCTGGGTGCAGACGCAACTGGGATGGGGCTACTATCTTACCTCCAACCCGCTGGCCGTGAATCCGGCGGGCGATGGCCTGCTGCTGCTGGCGACGCAGGGAGACCTGTACGTCAGCCGCGATGGCGGAGATTCATGGACACAGGCCATGTCGGCCGTGCAGCATGCCGCGGATGGCGGCGCGGCGCCGGTGCTGAGTTCCATCGGGCTGGAGGTGACCAGCGCCTGGGCATACCTGCACGACCCCCACGACACGCAGCGCCAGTACATTGCCTATACGGACATAGGCTTCGCCCGCTCGGTGGACCAAGGGCGTTCCTGGACGTGGTCGGCCAAGGGGTCGCCGTGGACCAACACCTTCTACGACGTGGTGTTCGACCCGGCCATGCCCGGCCGCATGTACGCCGCCGCCAGCATGCGGCATGACATTCCGCATGCCCAGGAGCTGTTTCCCACCAACATGAAGTTCGCCATTCACGCCATGGGCGGCGTGGTGGCAAGCGACGACCACGGGGCCACGTGGCGGGTGCCCTACGACCCCAGGGGCGGGGAGGCGCTGCCCAGCCAGACCTGCACCACCGTGACGCTGGACGATCGGTCTCCGCCCGAGGCCCGGGTGTTGTACGCCGGGCTTTACGGCGAAGGAGATGACGACAGGGCCGGTGTCTACAAGTCGGTGGACGGCGGCAGAAGCTGGCGCACCGCGAGCCGGGGCCTGGGCACGCCGGGCAACCTGCATGTGTACAGACTGCGCATCCATCCGGCAACGCGCGAGTTGTATTGCCTGATTACCGGCATCAGCGGCAAGGGCACCAACTTCACCATCCCCGGAGGGCTGTGGAAGTCGCCCGACGGCGGGGACACCTGGCAGAACCTCACGGCGGGCAGCCCGCTGGCCTGGTGGGCCACCAACCTGGCGTTCGATCCCGTCGATGCCCGCGTCATCTACGTTTCCGCGGCCACGGCGCCGGGCCACTGGCTGGAGGGCGGCGTGTACAAGACCGTCGATGGCGGCAGAAGCTGGAAGCAGGTGCTCAGCGACAAGGGCATCATGCAGGCGGCGGGCGGCGACAGCTTCGACCACACCATGGCGGTGGTGGTGCACCCGGACAACCCCCGGCTGATCTATGCGGGAACAACCCTGCACGGACTGCTCTACAGCCCGGACGGCGGGGAATCCTGGCGGCATTTCGCCGGGTTTCCCTTCGCCGCCATCACCGGTGTCACTTTCGATCCGGCGGACCGCAAGCGCATGATCGTCACGACGTTCGGCGGGGGCGTGTGGTCCGGGCCGATCCTTCCGGAGGAGTAG
- a CDS encoding glycosyltransferase family 4 protein, with protein sequence MKPHVMQLIFRMFPGGAERLALTTLEKASPHVRGTVCGLFGGEGPLVPEIEARGLAWRTLDVIGRSRLTGIARLAALLRREKVDILHAQDSYLLQWAAPAAWLAGVRLVYTEHATHGFETQPRARLLVRLLAPFLGGISCVTETLRNYMVDVLGVAPHRLRVIRNGVDTVRFSPAGPGKQVAELPPGWGQGGLVYGNVARFCDAKDHPGLLRAFAAVRATHPDARLLLVGDGERRDEAERLCGELGLEGAVHFTGTRRDIPELLRAMDVFVLSSRYEGMPVAVLEAMACGIPVVTTEVGGIGELVTDGETARVVPPHDVQALAAAMRWMADNPAHRQAMREKAMEMVRSRCSDEAMLRGYLALYGVGEAHT encoded by the coding sequence ATGAAACCCCATGTGATGCAGCTCATCTTCCGGATGTTTCCGGGGGGCGCAGAGCGGCTTGCCCTGACCACGCTGGAGAAGGCGAGCCCCCATGTGCGGGGCACGGTCTGCGGCCTGTTCGGCGGGGAGGGACCGCTTGTGCCCGAAATAGAGGCCCGTGGCCTTGCCTGGCGCACCCTGGACGTCATCGGAAGGTCGAGGCTGACGGGCATCGCGCGGCTTGCCGCCCTGCTGCGTCGCGAAAAGGTGGACATTCTGCACGCGCAGGACTCCTACCTGCTGCAATGGGCGGCCCCGGCGGCGTGGCTCGCCGGGGTCCGGCTGGTCTACACCGAGCATGCGACGCACGGGTTCGAGACGCAGCCCCGCGCCCGGCTGCTGGTGCGGCTGCTGGCGCCGTTTCTGGGGGGCATTTCGTGCGTCACGGAAACATTGCGCAACTATATGGTCGATGTGCTGGGTGTTGCCCCGCATCGGTTGCGGGTGATCCGCAACGGGGTGGACACCGTGCGTTTTTCGCCCGCCGGGCCGGGGAAGCAGGTGGCGGAACTGCCCCCGGGCTGGGGGCAAGGCGGCCTGGTCTACGGAAACGTGGCCCGGTTCTGCGATGCCAAGGACCATCCGGGCCTGCTGCGGGCGTTTGCCGCCGTTCGGGCAACCCATCCGGACGCACGGCTGCTGCTGGTGGGCGACGGTGAGCGGCGCGACGAGGCGGAGCGCCTGTGCGGCGAACTTGGGCTTGAAGGGGCCGTGCATTTCACCGGCACGCGGCGTGACATTCCCGAACTGCTGCGCGCGATGGATGTCTTCGTCCTGTCGTCCCGGTACGAGGGCATGCCGGTGGCCGTGCTGGAGGCAATGGCCTGCGGCATCCCCGTGGTGACGACCGAGGTGGGTGGCATCGGGGAACTGGTGACGGATGGCGAGACGGCCCGCGTGGTGCCCCCGCATGACGTGCAGGCCCTGGCTGCGGCCATGCGCTGGATGGCCGACAATCCGGCGCACAGGCAGGCCATGCGCGAGAAGGCCATGGAAATGGTCCGGTCGCGTTGCAGCGACGAAGCCATGTTGCGCGGGTATCTGGCCCTGTACGGCGTAGGGGAGGCCCACACATGA
- a CDS encoding ATP-grasp domain-containing protein, with the protein MGRALVTSARTRVAYNICKSLARRGVEVVVADAQPHAMSFHSRHAVGTARYVSPFVDEHRFIDDLVRLVEQERIDVLIPVLEETYMVARHRDRLPARAGLCLAGYRALVELHDKESLRTLANRLGVPMPETVSLAAVLASPGMAGEMAYPQVVKPRQGGGGWAVEEVTTPDRLRALASERAASGGLAQRKLDGDTVCVAMLYDAGKMVASDTYRVIQAYPWPYGQGTLRESFSCPAAEQGLRTLLDAMAWTGVCEADFIVEPDSGRAFLIDVNPRFWGSLAHSLTRGMDFPYYYYKLARNERDFGVPESAPGVVTRWLGGDVMRLGAQFVNARHKAAFLVNALRGHRRVAAYDDFDLSDPLPMLAWCCGQATKAVRRAWGMPTPGEGLCGQWE; encoded by the coding sequence ATGGGACGGGCGCTGGTCACATCCGCAAGAACGCGCGTTGCCTACAACATCTGCAAGAGTCTGGCCCGCCGCGGGGTGGAGGTGGTGGTGGCGGATGCCCAGCCGCATGCCATGTCCTTCCATTCGCGGCATGCGGTGGGGACGGCCCGGTATGTTTCGCCCTTCGTTGACGAGCACCGGTTCATCGACGACCTGGTGCGGCTTGTCGAGCAGGAGCGCATCGACGTGCTGATCCCGGTGCTGGAGGAAACATACATGGTCGCCCGCCACCGTGACCGCCTGCCTGCCCGCGCGGGATTGTGCCTGGCCGGATATCGCGCCCTGGTGGAACTGCACGACAAGGAGTCGCTGCGGACGCTGGCGAACCGCCTGGGGGTGCCCATGCCGGAAACCGTGTCCCTGGCCGCCGTGCTGGCATCGCCCGGCATGGCCGGGGAGATGGCGTATCCGCAGGTGGTCAAGCCGCGGCAGGGGGGCGGCGGCTGGGCCGTGGAAGAGGTGACGACGCCGGACCGCCTGCGTGCCCTTGCCAGCGAGCGGGCCGCCAGCGGCGGGCTGGCCCAGCGGAAGCTTGATGGTGACACCGTGTGCGTCGCCATGCTGTACGACGCCGGGAAAATGGTGGCCAGCGACACCTACCGCGTGATCCAGGCGTACCCGTGGCCCTATGGCCAGGGCACGTTGCGGGAATCGTTTTCGTGCCCGGCAGCGGAACAGGGCCTGCGGACCCTGCTCGACGCCATGGCCTGGACCGGCGTGTGCGAGGCGGATTTCATCGTCGAACCGGACAGCGGCAGGGCTTTTCTCATCGACGTCAATCCCAGGTTCTGGGGATCCCTGGCCCACAGCCTGACGCGCGGCATGGATTTTCCCTATTATTACTACAAGCTGGCGAGAAACGAGCGGGATTTCGGGGTGCCTGAATCCGCTCCCGGTGTTGTCACGCGCTGGCTTGGCGGTGATGTCATGCGCCTTGGCGCCCAGTTCGTGAACGCGCGCCACAAGGCGGCCTTTCTCGTCAATGCGTTGCGCGGCCACAGGCGAGTGGCTGCCTATGACGACTTCGACCTTTCGGACCCGCTGCCCATGCTGGCGTGGTGCTGCGGGCAGGCGACGAAGGCGGTGCGGCGGGCCTGGGGAATGCCCACGCCGGGCGAGGGGCTGTGCGGCCAGTGGGAATGA
- a CDS encoding exosortase C-terminal domain/associated protein EpsI — MQMRIRVLVVLLFLAAGAYVSHARVESAVLPQRALSDFPLALGEWRSTGQVFFDSETMAVLRPTDYLVRLYTNDAGRRIGLYVGFHGGGKGAGAIHSPRNCLPGAGWLQVDSARMDVPTPAGAVQLVRATYAKEAEGAVYYYWYEVRGEPITDDMDLKLAELRNAVLHGRRDAAFIRLDVPVNQAQGADADVAAFIAQLYPTLRLFLPQ; from the coding sequence ATGCAGATGCGGATCAGAGTGTTGGTAGTGCTCCTGTTTCTTGCCGCTGGCGCTTACGTCAGCCATGCCCGTGTCGAGTCCGCCGTACTGCCGCAACGAGCCCTGAGTGATTTTCCGCTCGCGTTGGGCGAGTGGCGCAGTACGGGGCAGGTGTTCTTCGACAGCGAGACGATGGCCGTGCTGCGCCCCACGGATTATCTGGTGCGTCTGTACACGAACGACGCCGGGCGCAGGATCGGCCTTTACGTGGGGTTTCATGGCGGCGGCAAGGGCGCGGGCGCCATACATTCGCCGCGCAACTGTCTGCCCGGTGCCGGTTGGTTGCAGGTCGATTCGGCCCGGATGGACGTGCCGACCCCGGCGGGTGCCGTGCAACTCGTCAGGGCCACGTACGCCAAGGAGGCCGAGGGGGCCGTCTACTATTACTGGTACGAGGTGCGGGGCGAGCCGATAACCGACGACATGGACCTGAAGCTCGCCGAATTGCGCAACGCCGTTCTGCATGGCCGCAGGGATGCCGCGTTCATCCGGTTGGATGTTCCGGTGAACCAGGCCCAGGGAGCCGACGCGGACGTGGCTGCCTTCATTGCCCAGTTGTATCCGACGTTGCGTCTGTTCCTGCCGCAATGA